The sequence GTATCTCCGACGCCGCTCGCGCCCGAGCGTGGACACCAGACGACTGTCGCCAGGGTCGGTCGTCCGGTCGGCTGTCGACCGCGTATCAGTCGGCTGCCGGTGGCGGCGTCAGGACGTCGATGCGGTCTGCCGTGTACCCGAAGACGTCCTGGTAGCCGTACGGGGACATGAGGACCGGGTAGAACGATTCGTCGGCGACCTGTTCGATCCCGTCGGCGGCAGCGAACGTCTCGCCGGTCTCGACTTCGACGAAGTTCTCGACGAAGACTTCGTACGTCTCTGCTCGCTGCTTGTCGATGACGTCGGTAAGCTGGTAGACCGGAACCTCCGTGCGAACCGTATCGCCGGGCAGCACGCCCACGGCGGTGAGAAACGCCCGGAGCAACCGGTGGGCGTTCTGGATCGCCCGTTCGGAGCCCTGGAGACCACACTCGACTTCGATCGTCTCGATCGTCGAGAACAGTCGCCCATCGGCGAAGTTCCCCGTTTCGACCATCGCCGAAACCGGTAGCTGGGGGACGATCCGCCGCGTGAGGTCTCCCACACCGTCGACGATAGCGAACGGCTCGGCGTGACTCTGCGTCGAGTGCATCGAGAACGTCAGGCAGTCGGCGAGCTCGTCGGTGAGTCGGTGCGCGAGCCGCCCTTCGTGAGTGGCGGCGTCCGGATCACCCGGAAACGCACGGTTCAGGTCCTCCTCGAGGTACCGAACTCCGCATTCGATCGCTCGTTCGTTCGCGATGACGAGTTTGACGGGGCGCTCGACCGACGGCCGTTCCTCGAGCAACTGTTCGACGGCCCTGACGCCGGAGGGTTCGTCTCCGTGGACGCCAGCGACCACCGCGACCTCGGGCGTCCCGGATCCGAGCTGTGCAACTCTCATCGCCTGCACATTGGACGCGACGCTGAAATGCCGTTCGGTTCGTTCACACCCGGCCCGAGGAGAAGGGTGTGGTTACCGGCGTCAGGAGCGACGCACACCCGTCTCGCGACAGGAAGGTTACTCTTCGAGCGCCTCGAGGTAGGCGTAATCTGTGTCGGTCGCCGTCTGGATCCGAGCGTCGAGGACGATCTTCCACCCGTCGAGCACCCCGGGGTCTTCGAGGGCGTTCGTGACCGTCGTCCGGACGTCGAGGACGTCGACGCCGTAGAAATCGGGCGGGACGCCCTGAAAGTACTGCAGCGAGGTCTGGAAGAGGCTGCGCATTCCCTCGTCGTTTTCGAAGTCGAAA is a genomic window of Natrarchaeobaculum aegyptiacum containing:
- a CDS encoding succinylglutamate desuccinylase/aspartoacylase domain-containing protein, which gives rise to MRVAQLGSGTPEVAVVAGVHGDEPSGVRAVEQLLEERPSVERPVKLVIANERAIECGVRYLEEDLNRAFPGDPDAATHEGRLAHRLTDELADCLTFSMHSTQSHAEPFAIVDGVGDLTRRIVPQLPVSAMVETGNFADGRLFSTIETIEVECGLQGSERAIQNAHRLLRAFLTAVGVLPGDTVRTEVPVYQLTDVIDKQRAETYEVFVENFVEVETGETFAAADGIEQVADESFYPVLMSPYGYQDVFGYTADRIDVLTPPPAAD